The following are from one region of the Candidatus Atribacteria bacterium ADurb.Bin276 genome:
- the betI gene encoding HTH-type transcriptional regulator BetI: MVENDLKTKIKEVAVNHFNRDGYYGATIRNITRDVNCSLPMVYYYYQSKKDLFHEIIKKDYFDLLKRQAEMINEKTILDFYTEFVFKINFLSDYEKKVYRLGVKVYLSFDGDEELMEMMDKWEESIIPRHYQIVSPYLKDIQEEGKKLVIVRTLVHLLENLIEQIVVKNRFLSKNEIREELSLIIGNI; encoded by the coding sequence GTGGTTGAAAATGACCTCAAAACCAAAATAAAAGAAGTGGCAGTTAATCATTTTAATCGTGATGGCTATTATGGAGCGACCATCCGTAACATTACCCGCGATGTGAATTGCTCATTACCAATGGTTTATTACTATTATCAAAGTAAAAAAGACTTATTCCATGAAATTATAAAAAAAGATTATTTTGATCTATTAAAGAGACAAGCAGAAATGATTAATGAAAAAACTATCCTCGATTTTTATACCGAGTTTGTTTTTAAAATAAATTTTCTGAGTGACTACGAAAAAAAAGTTTATCGTTTGGGTGTCAAAGTGTATCTTTCTTTTGATGGAGATGAAGAGCTGATGGAAATGATGGATAAATGGGAGGAATCAATTATACCTCGTCATTACCAAATTGTCAGCCCATATTTAAAAGATATCCAAGAAGAAGGAAAAAAATTGGTTATCGTTCGGACATTGGTGCATCTGTTGGAAAATTTAATCGAACAAATCGTGGTTAAAAACCGCTTCCTTTCGAAAAATGAAATTCGTGAGGAATTGTCTTTAATTATTGGAAATATTTAA
- the smpB gene encoding SsrA-binding protein → MKVIAENRKARHLYQIIDTLEAGIELKGTEVKSLRNHLVNMTDAFCRGKDGELWLMNLHISPYVFGNLYNHDPLRSRRLLLHKKEAVRWSSLSEQKGLTIVPLRLYFNDRGRAKVEIALVKPKKLYDRRQEIQDREQERELHRVQKYRE, encoded by the coding sequence ATGAAGGTTATTGCAGAAAATCGAAAAGCACGGCATCTTTATCAAATTATTGATACCTTAGAAGCTGGCATCGAACTTAAAGGAACTGAAGTTAAATCTCTTAGAAATCATTTAGTCAATATGACCGATGCTTTTTGCCGAGGAAAAGATGGAGAGTTGTGGTTAATGAATCTCCACATTTCTCCATATGTATTTGGGAATTTATATAACCACGATCCATTACGAAGTCGAAGATTATTATTACATAAAAAAGAAGCTGTTCGTTGGTCATCATTATCCGAACAGAAGGGTTTGACAATCGTTCCACTTCGTTTATACTTTAATGATAGAGGAAGAGCAAAAGTCGAAATTGCTTTGGTCAAACCAAAGAAACTGTACGATCGACGCCAAGAGATTCAAGACCGAGAACAGGAAAGAGAACTACATAGAGTTCAAAAGTATAGGGAATGA
- the rbsC_40 gene encoding Ribose transport system permease protein RbsC: MGVELNRPKSITQIIFEKYKKVVVAFILIILLFVLGEIILSNFLRVDQVLLTLKLASFTAFFALCQMIVISAGGGGLDLSVGYMATMTAVFTASIMDGQNGNLWIAVIVALAFGVAVGLSNGLLTAYLKLPPLVVTMAMANILQGIINVYTAGRNITGKPSPVLTIIAAKSTGSFPNVVFILIVLTILVMIVLNKTKLGMILFGVGSNERTAYLSGFNVKLVRCIAFTISGVLASLIGLLLIGNMGIAFKDMGSNYVMPSIAAAVVGGVSLSGGDGNYFGVILGAIFLQTLTNLLIAMGWGDAGKWLGFGIVLFALLIVYVSNRRTR, encoded by the coding sequence ATGGGAGTTGAACTAAATCGACCGAAGTCAATAACTCAGATAATTTTTGAAAAGTATAAAAAAGTGGTGGTCGCTTTTATCTTAATCATCCTTCTCTTTGTTTTGGGTGAAATTATTTTATCCAATTTTTTAAGAGTGGATCAGGTTCTGTTGACCTTAAAACTCGCCTCGTTTACTGCCTTCTTTGCGCTTTGCCAAATGATTGTTATTTCTGCCGGGGGTGGCGGTCTTGATTTGTCAGTGGGGTACATGGCCACCATGACAGCAGTATTCACTGCCAGCATCATGGATGGTCAAAATGGAAATCTCTGGATAGCGGTTATTGTTGCTTTAGCCTTTGGAGTTGCCGTTGGCCTTTCCAATGGATTGTTAACCGCTTATTTAAAGCTTCCACCCTTAGTTGTCACCATGGCTATGGCTAATATCCTTCAAGGGATTATTAATGTATATACCGCTGGAAGAAATATTACCGGTAAACCATCACCAGTTTTGACCATTATTGCTGCGAAATCCACCGGTAGTTTTCCGAATGTGGTATTTATTTTAATAGTTCTCACCATTTTAGTCATGATTGTATTAAATAAAACCAAATTAGGTATGATTCTTTTCGGTGTTGGTTCAAATGAAAGAACTGCCTACTTAAGCGGTTTTAATGTCAAATTGGTGAGATGTATTGCTTTTACTATTAGTGGAGTTTTAGCCAGTCTGATAGGGTTGTTATTGATTGGAAATATGGGTATTGCCTTCAAAGATATGGGTTCGAATTATGTTATGCCCAGCATTGCTGCTGCAGTGGTTGGTGGTGTTTCTTTATCTGGCGGCGATGGGAATTATTTTGGTGTTATTTTGGGAGCTATCTTTTTGCAAACCCTTACCAACCTCTTGATCGCTATGGGGTGGGGAGATGCTGGGAAGTGGTTAGGATTTGGAATCGTCCTCTTTGCCTTGCTGATTGTGTATGTAAGTAATCGAAGAACCCGGTAA